In the Kitasatospora terrestris genome, one interval contains:
- a CDS encoding SCO4848 family membrane protein has translation MKLSRTVSWFLTAFGVWSLFIWTTFVKNLWKDSGGQAFVGGDHSQPTAFFWVHLLLAVTSLALGLAIGAIGVRGLRALRRQAAESL, from the coding sequence ATGAAGCTCAGCCGCACCGTGTCCTGGTTCCTCACCGCCTTCGGCGTCTGGTCGCTGTTCATCTGGACCACCTTCGTGAAGAACCTCTGGAAGGACTCCGGCGGGCAGGCCTTCGTGGGCGGCGACCACTCCCAGCCCACCGCCTTCTTCTGGGTCCACCTGCTGCTCGCCGTCACCTCCCTCGCGCTGGGCCTGGCCATCGGCGCGATCGGCGTCCGCGGCCTGCGGGCCCTGCGCCGCCAGGCCGCGGAATCCCTTTGA
- a CDS encoding serine hydrolase, with protein MQLLRRFGLLPTAAVIGLLAPGPAVALTADGPPPARPVIGGARLAASGVQVAPRPGAPALPADLTGKSWVVADADSGEVLASFNAHAQLPPASTLKMLFADTVLPKFDRAAVHRVAPAELAGMGPGSSLVGIKEDLEYRVEDLWRGVFLASGNDAVRVLAHMNGGIERTVAEMQDRARSLQADDTRVVTPDGYDEDGQLSSAYDLTLFARAGLRNPDFRAYCATRSAQFPGAVDKATGQRGSFGIANTDRLLGRYPGLIGVKNGYTTNAGATFTGAAERGGRTLLVTVMHTETNPKVYDETAALLDWGFAAAGKVAPVGTLAEDLAPPADRPAAAADRPAGAAPQAAPAALTVGDGGALGWATALLGAVAAGLALLRARAVRRRR; from the coding sequence ATGCAGCTACTCCGTCGCTTCGGACTCCTGCCGACCGCCGCGGTGATCGGTCTGCTGGCCCCGGGCCCGGCCGTCGCGCTGACGGCCGACGGACCGCCGCCGGCCCGGCCGGTGATCGGCGGGGCCCGGCTGGCCGCCTCGGGCGTGCAGGTGGCGCCGCGACCGGGGGCGCCGGCGCTGCCCGCGGACCTGACCGGGAAGTCCTGGGTGGTGGCGGACGCGGACTCCGGCGAGGTGCTGGCCTCGTTCAACGCGCACGCGCAGCTGCCACCGGCGTCCACCCTGAAGATGCTGTTCGCGGACACCGTGCTGCCCAAGTTCGACCGGGCGGCGGTGCACCGGGTGGCGCCCGCCGAGCTGGCCGGCATGGGCCCGGGCTCCAGCCTGGTCGGGATCAAGGAGGACCTGGAGTACCGGGTCGAGGACCTGTGGCGCGGGGTGTTCCTGGCCTCCGGCAACGACGCGGTCCGGGTGCTCGCCCACATGAACGGCGGGATCGAGCGGACCGTCGCCGAGATGCAGGACCGGGCGCGGTCGCTGCAGGCCGACGACACCCGGGTGGTCACCCCCGACGGCTACGACGAGGACGGGCAGCTCTCCTCGGCGTACGACCTGACCCTGTTCGCCCGGGCGGGCCTGCGCAACCCCGACTTCCGGGCGTACTGCGCGACCCGCTCGGCGCAGTTCCCCGGTGCGGTGGACAAGGCGACCGGGCAGCGCGGCTCGTTCGGCATCGCCAACACCGACCGGCTGCTGGGCCGCTACCCGGGGCTGATCGGGGTGAAGAACGGCTACACCACCAACGCCGGGGCGACCTTCACCGGCGCCGCCGAGCGCGGCGGGCGGACGCTGCTGGTCACGGTGATGCACACGGAGACCAATCCGAAGGTGTACGACGAGACCGCGGCGCTGCTCGACTGGGGCTTCGCGGCGGCGGGCAAGGTGGCGCCGGTCGGCACGCTGGCCGAGGACCTGGCCCCGCCGGCCGACCGGCCCGCGGCCGCCGCCGACCGCCCGGCGGGGGCCGCGCCGCAGGCCGCCCCGGCCGCGCTCACGGTCGGCGACGGCGGGGCGCTGGGCTGGGCCACCGCGCTGCTCGGCGCCGTCGCGGCGGGCCTGGCGCTGCTGCGCGCGCGGGCGGTGCGCCGCCGCCGCTGA
- a CDS encoding YihY/virulence factor BrkB family protein yields MEFLTKLPVIGPAAARVMRSRPYRTYEHFTAVKANRLAGAVTFFGFLALFPLLTVALAIAVATLSDHRVQELQDKISEQLPGLSDALDLDSLVANAATVGLVSGVILLLSGLGWVDTMRGSIRDVWRLPAESGNPVLLKARDCVVLLGLGVVCLLSLGASAAATTLARRLADAIGLDGGAGRWALTAVGFLIAVGADLLLFAYLLGPFPLITDQLATGRSRRDLLQGALIGAVGFELLKLLLSSYLGSVAGRSLYGAFGVPVALLLWMNFVTRLLMYCAAWTALADRKDARERALAQADAARDEALADL; encoded by the coding sequence GTGGAGTTCCTCACCAAGCTGCCCGTGATCGGCCCCGCCGCCGCCCGGGTGATGCGCAGCCGCCCGTACCGGACCTACGAACACTTCACCGCGGTGAAGGCCAACCGGCTGGCCGGCGCGGTCACCTTCTTCGGCTTCCTCGCGCTGTTCCCGCTGCTCACCGTGGCCCTGGCGATCGCGGTGGCGACCCTCTCCGACCACCGGGTGCAGGAGCTCCAGGACAAGATCTCCGAGCAGCTGCCCGGCCTGTCCGACGCGCTCGACCTGGACTCGCTGGTCGCCAACGCCGCCACCGTCGGACTGGTCAGCGGCGTGATCCTGCTGCTCTCCGGCCTCGGTTGGGTGGACACCATGCGCGGCTCGATCCGGGACGTCTGGCGGCTGCCCGCCGAGAGCGGCAACCCGGTGCTGCTCAAGGCCCGCGACTGCGTGGTGCTGCTCGGCCTCGGCGTGGTCTGCCTGCTCTCGCTCGGCGCCTCCGCCGCCGCCACCACGCTGGCCCGCCGCCTCGCCGACGCGATCGGCCTGGACGGCGGCGCCGGCCGCTGGGCGCTGACCGCGGTCGGCTTCCTGATCGCGGTCGGCGCCGACCTGCTGCTCTTCGCCTACCTGCTCGGCCCGTTCCCGCTGATCACCGACCAGCTGGCCACCGGCCGCAGTCGCCGCGACCTGCTGCAGGGCGCGCTGATCGGCGCGGTCGGCTTCGAGCTGCTCAAGCTGCTGCTCTCCTCGTACCTCGGCTCGGTCGCCGGTCGCAGCCTGTACGGCGCCTTCGGCGTCCCGGTCGCCCTGCTGCTGTGGATGAACTTCGTCACCCGGCTGCTGATGTACTGCGCGGCCTGGACCGCGCTCGCCGACCGCAAGGACGCCCGCGAGCGGGCCCTCGCCCAGGCCGACGCCGCCCGGGACGAGGCCCTGGCCGACCTCTGA